CTGCGTCGCTTCCTTTTGCGAATAATTGGGATGTCtgccctgtggggtgtttggagaatattgtgtgagtcctgcttgttgttgttgttgaagaaatctttgtctaatccgaggtgagttatcgctgtcctgatatccagaagcttttTTCTTCGggaagatacggttgcagaaacattatgtacaaaataatttacaaatatcGCGAAAAAAAACAtcatagcacaattggttaggagatcgtaaaacggcggccatctcctccggcgTCATTTTGAATAGTCTCATATGCACCCTTACATGAGACAAAAGTCCCTAGTCGACGGATAAAATATGACGGCTTATTTcacagagatggagaagggggtgggggcaacagagagagaaagaagaagatcATTAATTAATACATTCTGCAACTATTCTCACATTAATCATGTACCTTGCACACGAAGAACCGCCCGTTTGGGGTAAGAAGATAACGAATGTATTTCCGTGTTGAATGTCTTCGTTCTTCGTCTATCTCAGTCAGAACCAAGCCCTCCCACCTCACTTCTTTAGTCTGAAGCACTTTACATGCACAGCTGCAGACTGGCAATGTTCAGGTCTAGTCTGGGAGTTATCTTCTTCACCTCGGGTTGAGGTTAAGTTCTAACCATTTCCAACATGTAGCTAACCCTCCACGCTTTTCTGGTCTGGTATGTTAATTCTTAGCGAGTCCTTTTAAGCACTATGGCCAAAGAGGGCGTTCCGTCATGCTGACATGAACTCTGACCACACTCTGGGAATGGGTAGTCAATGTGCATAGTTTGTATGAAAAACAATtatcaataaataaaaaaatgctaCCTTAACACAAATAGTTTCATCCATTTTCATATCACATAGACAACGTAATGGATGGAAACTTGACATATGTGTACACGTTCCGAGTTAGATTATTTCTTGATACCATTCTTAATGACGTCATAAAGTAAACAATGTGACATGATTATTCTGTAGATCCCCACGGAACATTCCAAACATTTggatgttagaaatattgttccagtgtttacttTTTGCACATTATAGTTTTGGCGGGAAAAGGTCTTCTGTAGACAAAGGAACATTCCTTTACCAATACGGAAGGGCAAGAtggaaatcatgtagtaaccaagaaaatgTAAAACACATACAAATATTTAACTAAGATTCTTCAACAAATTTACTCAGCTACAGTTCATATGAGAAAATCAATTCAAATACATTAATTATGTTTTAATctatggatgtcacatgactgTGCAGGTACACATCCATGGGTgggcccacttgggagccaggcccagccaatcatgggttttccccacaaaatggcTTCAGTACAGacatagtttcatcagctgtctggtcaGCTGATCACCActgatatttttgttcaatatagttCTCATGACAGTGTAGAAGTAGTAGCGCAACCTGTCCAGTAGATGGCAAGGTGTGCCTGTTCAAAGCACTCACTCTGGATTCTGTGACATGGGGATCAGAATGATGCTGTAGGTTGTTTTctgaaaaaaacattttaaataattGTCAGATCAGACCCAGGCTAACAAATCACAGAATCCAGATTGCCACCCCCAAAAAAGTTTCAAAGCAGCCCCAGGGGACATCTACCACCGTGCCAAATTTAGTTCAATCCTTTTACGATTAAGTACGCAACTCAGGATCTAGTtccttgaagaaaaaaaaaaatcctacacTGTCAGAACTTTAAGGGTTTTTGAAATAGTTTCATGCCTTGATACCAAGGAAAGCAGAAGTGAGTCACCAGGCAAGCTTTTAGGTTTAATTACATATGTACAATGTCTTCAGATTAATTTAGTACACCGTGCTTAATCAAATGCACCTTTTTAAAATCTAAAAGTTCCTAGCACTGGCTTCTGCAAGTGCAACCTCATTGGTGTCAGGAAGAAATGGATTGTGCAGAAGCTGACATTGATAGCTGATATAATGATAAAGACAAGTTTAGTACTTCTTATAGCTGAAAGTGATGAATGCATATACCATTGTCATGTGTCTGGCCAGACCAACATTGTAGAACAGGCAAAATGTGTCAAGTAGTTTTAATTATTCTGAGTAACACCAATGAGACACTATCACTTACCTGGGACAGGTTAGTGACAAGCAATGATACGATGAGGTAAAAGGCATGTATCTGGCCAGACCAACATTGTAGAACAGACAAAAATGGGTCAACTTGTTTTGTTTCTGAATAAGGTCAAGGAGAAACTTTAGTGTCCCTGGGACAGGTTAGTGACAGGCAGTGGGACGATGAGGTAAACGGCAGTCACATTCTTTAGGCACCTATGGTAACAGGAAGATTACTGTAAATCAAACACCCTACacaaagggaaagggaaagtaTGAACATATGAGGGAGCTCTGACAATttagacaactttagcatttgaaCTACCAGAAACAAAGGTAAACAAATCTGTTTACAACAGTGTTGTGAACCACATTCCCTTTTACTCCAGACCCAGTCTGTTCCCAAACAGAAAGCACATGGTAGGCAGAAGAGAACATATTTGAAGGAAGAGGTATTTAGAAAGTCAAATGGTTTATTGAGCAAATCATGCAAGAGTAGCAGGAACACCAGGCTAAATCAAAAGTATAACCGTAGAACCTAAAAGTGTGTCAACAATATCGCCAAATCAGATGTCAATTTTAGTTGTACGGTTATAAAAACAATTCCTACCAATGTAGCGTCCACCCATGTAAAACAATTTGCCTGACGATGCGCAAGTGAAGGAGAACCTCATTTCAGACAAGTGCATTGGTTTTGCACATTTCCCCACCTCAGTTACCTTTGCCCTTTTCTTCAAAAGGAGGCACTGTAACAGGGGAAAGACGATTAAGGAGTTGGGCAAACCAAATTATGATCTCCCTATCTAGCTTGTTGAGGGGTCGGGCCGTCTGTTCAAGGCTTGTCGCTTCTGCTGAGGCGCCGGTCGCTTCTGCTGAGGCGCGGGGGCCGGTCGCTTCTGCTGAGGCGCGGGGGCCGGTCGCTTCTGCTGAGGCGCGGGGGCCGGTCGCTTCTGCTGAGGCGCGGGGGCCGGTCGCTTCTGCTGAGGCGCGGGGGCCGGTCGCTTCTGCTGAGGCGCGGGGGCCGGTCGCTTCTGCTGAGGCGCGGGGGCCGGTCGCTTCTGCTGAGGCGCGGGGGCCGGTCGCTTCTGCTGAGGCGCGGGGGCCGGTCGCTTCTGCTGAGGCGCGGGGGCCGGTCGCTTCTGCTGAGGCGCGGGGGCCGGTCGCTTCTGCTGAGGCGCGGATG
This portion of the Salvelinus fontinalis isolate EN_2023a chromosome 27, ASM2944872v1, whole genome shotgun sequence genome encodes:
- the LOC129825542 gene encoding uncharacterized protein DKFZp434B061-like isoform X2, whose protein sequence is MAVTFGLSLSVSWICCLLIGGITCFTLKGAHAQASVVSVPNAKATGHNSPANVTSGRNATSEATDIRASAEATGPRASAEATGPRASAEATGPRASAEATGPRASAEATGPRASAEATGPRASAEATGPRASAEATGPRASAEATGPRASAEATGPRASAEATGPRASAEATGASAEATSLEQTARPLNKLDREIIIWFAQLLNRLSPVTVPPFEEKGKGN
- the LOC129825542 gene encoding uncharacterized protein DKFZp434B061-like isoform X1, whose translation is MAMTFGLSLSVSWICCLLIGGITSSTLQGNAYGHPTSTGPEPTGAHAQASVVSVPNAKATGHNSPANVTSGRNATSEATDIRASAEATGPRASAEATGPRASAEATGPRASAEATGPRASAEATGPRASAEATGPRASAEATGPRASAEATGPRASAEATGPRASAEATGPRASAEATGPRASAEATGASAEATSLEQTARPLNKLDREIIIWFAQLLNRLSPVTVPPFEEKGKGN